One Helianthus annuus cultivar XRQ/B chromosome 12, HanXRQr2.0-SUNRISE, whole genome shotgun sequence genomic region harbors:
- the LOC110895151 gene encoding probable E3 ubiquitin-protein ligase ZFP1, with the protein MAQRNILYTGPILETEHGPIHPEPCVVPYGGIPSFPQPTNNHTILPPSGNRTSFNPQHMPETHGPLPHGITQFNGLDHLHHPANNVFMTPAGARVFPVHAMQDQSPFFNIRGTLENCQFVDGFKRKNAEGFPNNVQYFCPTVGSSSSAMNTEGTMMDGPSLVMEPPVHRSGRNRGVDPVLTHSSGHLIPGNYGAHPLQAVPNPWMDQPFCGNGNDGGAFSWNHGPGLPYLQGPINGGGMEAANVGLHGYQVTPSNRNPTPFVHPTAITPHHNLHCPPPMQGPNIDFHSQLVSASRRLPTNATINPFRFVGPAHPNGVGVVRPHRRELMVEANARHRVFPHLRVLPEDGVAILDISGYHEVGNSVDQHRDMRLDIDHMSYEELVALGEQIGSAGSGLSDEFILEHLKTRVLAMSISSADQELNSCVICQTNYDDQEQIGVLDCGHEYHVECVKKWLAVKNTCPVCKSTALAAKAKES; encoded by the exons ATGGCACAACGTAACATCCTTTATACGGGTCCAATACTCGAAACGGAACACGGCCCGATCCATCCAGAACCATGTGTAGTACCTTACGGTGGTATACCGAGTTTCCCGCAACCAACTAATAATCACACAATATTACCACCCTCTGGAAACCGAACAAGTTTCAATCCCCAACACATGCCAGAAACTCACGGACCTTTGCCACATGGCATCACTCAATTCAACGgtctcgatcatcttcatcatcccgCTAACAACGTATTCATGACACCTGCCGGTGCCCGCGTTTTCCCGGTTCACGCGATGCAAGATCAATCACCGTTTTTCAACATTCGTGGAACCTTGGAAAACTGTCAGTTTGTCGATGGATTTAAACGAAAGAACGCTGAAGGATTCCCGAACAACGTTCAGTATTTTTGTCCGACAGTGGGATCGAGTTCTTCGGCTATGAACACCGAAGGAACAATGATGGACGGTCCGTCGTTGGTCATGGAACCACCGGTCCATAGAAGTGGGAGAAATAGAGGGGTTGACCCGGTTTTAACTCATAGTAGCGGCCATTTGATCCCGGGTAATTACGGTGCTCATCCTCTTCAGGCGGTTCCTAACCCGTGGATGGATCAACCGTTTTGCGGTAATGGTAATGATGGCGGTGCTTTTTCGTGGAATCACGGTCCCGGTCTACCCTATCTCCAAG GACCTATCAATGGGGGTGGTATGGAGGCTGCGAATGTAGGATTACATGGATATCAAGTCACACCGAGCAACCGAAATCCGACACCTTTCGTGCACCCGACAGCCATCACGCCACATCACAATCTCCACTGCCCGCCGCCAATGCAAGGCCCTAATATAGACTTCCATTCTCAACTTGTGTCAGCTTCTCGCAGGCTTCCAACAAACGCAACTATAAATCCTTTCCGGTTTGTGGGTCCCGCACATCCAAATGGAGTTGGGGTTGTTCGGCCTCACCGACGGGAGCTCATGGTTGAGGCAAATGCTAGACATCGGGTCTTTCCCCATTTAAGAGTTCTCCCTGAAGAT GGCGTTGCGATTCTCGATATCTCTGGTTATCATGAAGTAGGAAACTCGGTCGATCAGCATAGAGACATGCGTTTGGATATAGATCACATGTCTTACGAG GAGCTTGTTGCACTTGGAGAACAGATCGGTAGTGCTGGCTCGGGTCTGTCAGATGAATTCATTCTAGAACATCTAAAAACTCGAGTACTTGCTATGTCGATATCTTCTGCTGATCAAGAACTTAACTCTTGCGTGATTTGTCAG ACTAATTATGATGACCAAGAACAAATCGGGGTCCTAGATTGCGGGCACGAATACCATGTCGAGTGTGTGAAAAAGTGGTTGGCTGTGAAGAACACATGCCCGGTTTGCAAATCAACAGCGCTTGCGGCAAAAGCGAAGGAGTCGTAA